A genomic window from Candidatus Kouleothrix ribensis includes:
- a CDS encoding phosphoribosylanthranilate isomerase — protein MHIQIYTMQSPEEARAVVDAGADQVGITPSQVGLPGEIDLATARAIMAAISGRAIGVALSVATELDPIVAMVDAVRPDILHLCGPAGALTPADVAALRLRLPGVPIMQAISVAGAEAIAAARAYEPIADYLILDTQAPDIPGVGASGKTHDWAISQAIVAQSRVPVILAGGLTPENVAAAIHAVRPWGVDSLTHTNRALPGGRFAKDLARVRQFVAAARSAG, from the coding sequence ATGCACATTCAGATCTACACGATGCAATCGCCAGAAGAAGCCCGCGCGGTGGTCGACGCGGGCGCCGACCAGGTTGGCATTACGCCGAGCCAGGTGGGCCTGCCCGGCGAGATCGATCTGGCCACCGCGCGCGCGATCATGGCGGCGATCAGCGGCCGCGCGATCGGCGTGGCGCTGTCGGTCGCGACCGAGCTTGATCCGATCGTTGCGATGGTCGATGCGGTGCGCCCGGATATTCTGCACCTATGCGGGCCGGCCGGCGCGCTCACACCCGCCGATGTGGCCGCGCTGCGCCTGCGCCTGCCTGGCGTGCCGATCATGCAGGCGATCTCGGTCGCGGGCGCTGAGGCAATCGCGGCCGCGCGCGCCTACGAGCCGATCGCCGACTACCTCATCCTCGACACGCAGGCGCCCGATATCCCTGGCGTCGGCGCCTCGGGCAAGACCCACGACTGGGCGATTAGCCAGGCGATCGTGGCCCAGTCGCGCGTGCCGGTGATCCTGGCGGGCGGCCTTACGCCCGAGAATGTGGCGGCCGCGATCCACGCCGTGCGGCCGTGGGGCGTCGATTCGCTGACGCATACCAATCGCGCACTGCCCGGCGGCCGGTTCGCCAAAGATCTCGCGCGCGTGCGGCAGTTTGTGGCCG